The genomic segment TAAAGCATTGCATATTTCCGTTATAGGTCCATTTCAGAAAGACAGTGAGTGCCTCAAATTTGTGCTGTCATAcgatatattttaaaatttctctctcCTTTTATTGATATAACCAGTAAATTTAATACGTACAGAAAATTCTTAGCCTTTGTGGGAAACAACCTTTTGCTATAATTGGGGATCAAGTTTACCAAAGATAGTACAATATAAATGACTGTACAAATCTAACACATTTATTTATCTAGAACAAGCGATGAACGAGATTTTTGACGGAAAtgaataaaaactaaacaaatgtAATCAAGGCCTTCGCCTCACCATATTTTACAGACTGATCACAGAGAAATGTCAGTAAAGCGAAAAAGTAACAGTTAACGAAACTTAAAAGCAAAATCTTGAGAAAAACACGCATACGGTTGGGTGATATGCTACGGTTCGTTTACGTGCTATTATTATATGTAGACCTATGGAGCATATCATTTCTGgctaaaataaagaaaaaaatggaaagGAAACTTGAAATTGCTATAGTTGCCAAACACTGGTTACAAGACTGGTAGCTGCGATAAGAAATCactactgatttttttttctaacgACAATTACTGGTTGCATTTAACTAGTTTCCTTTTGCTGCCATTCGTAATAGCTGTATTGTAATTTTTAATACTTAAAGGAATTACATAGAAACTGAACAATATAATAATGATGATTGGTGCTAGCGGTTAATAATAGAGTCTGATGAATTTGAGAATTTTTGAGAATTCCGGAATTTTTCAAAAGATCTCAAAGCTTCAGCTTGAAATTTGTTAATAAACCATTAATCAAATGTATCTGGAAACAAAAGGTGTAATATCAGGcgcatatataatatatatatatatatatatatatatatatatatatatatataatatatatatatatatatatatatatatatatatatatatatatatatatatatatatatatatatacaggtgATCTCATTACAGCCCGATGGTGTAGAGTTCAAGTTTGGTATACTGCAACTTCAAAAATGGTTTGTATATCAGATTATACCaaaaataatatcatcaatAATTTCCTGCATCACAACTAATTTCGGTTACCATGGTTACATGTATAAGTAACCACATGTAAGGTGTAGCTGTAGGATAAACAAACTATACGTACTGATAGTGATGACAACAATTTAAAACCGATTTAATTGAACACTATGAATGGTAAAACTATCGTTTAGAGACGATCTGTCGATTAGTTTTCATGTATATCTGATATGACAAGTGGGATTCTAGTTTTCGACTAGCTAAGCTAATGGAACCTCGTTTTCAACCAGTCCAGCTGACATGTCTTCTCGGACTGAGGAACTTGATGATGGCAACTGAACCTGATCCTGGTTTACATTCACATTCGGGCTAGTGGTTTTTCCTTCAGGCTGCTTGGGAGGTCCAAGTGGTGCCTTTGGTTGCGGTTGTGATTCACGCCAACCCTGTTGTTGTTGATCCACTGTTCCAGATTGCAGGGTTTGCTTCGGTTGATACTGCAACTGCTGGGACTGTAAATGTGGCACTTGCTGGCGATGTTGCTGTGGTAACTGCTGCCtcagtgtttgttgatgggtgGCTCCAGGTTGTATCAGCTGATGCTGCAGCTGCTGAGGCTGTAACTGCAACATTTGCTGGCGTTGCTGTACTTGATGTTGTTGCCGTGGTAACTGCTGCCCTTGCCCTTGTTGATACACAACACCGGGTTGTGGGTCCTGTTGGATTCTTGGCTGCTGATTGGATGTCACGACTGGGTGCATGTTTAAAACGTAAGCCTGCTGCTGACGATCTGTTGTGTGAGATAGAAAGatttatgaaaatacaatatCACTATTACTTGCAACATGACTGTTTGGTACCCTTGACTACAGACTTGTAAAAGGAACTCATTGTTTCACCATATATTGTGTGCTTGTTCGCTTATTTTTACGATTATTTATCGATGATCAGAAATAAGAATACGATATGAGCCTCAATAAAATGGTCCATACCGGCCAATTAATGTCAACAAAATAGAAACTTACCAGGATAATGTTGCACAAACTCAACTCCAGAGGGCGCCAATTGCTGTGTGGGTTCGCTTTGGATTACGCCCATCGGGAAGCCTTGGCTGCCCCCTTCGGATGTCCTCACG from the Ptychodera flava strain L36383 chromosome 2, AS_Pfla_20210202, whole genome shotgun sequence genome contains:
- the LOC139119977 gene encoding putative uncharacterized protein DDB_G0271606 isoform X3; amino-acid sequence: MFAVAGSFGMAASLKKTNAMIITTMVLSIISATVAGSAFIIGIIAALMEEQCYYDYDYHYDDFGNRVRDDDSYDCDTYYAGRVAVDSILVVVALAELVFAILQSAFCCGAYCCNQKPSASMMYVAVRTSEGGSQGFPMGVIQSEPTQQLAPSGVEFVQHYPDRQQQAYVLNMHPVVTSNQQPRIQQDPQPGVVYQQGQGQQLPRQQHQVQQRQQMLQLQPQQLQHQLIQPGATHQQTLRQQLPQQHRQQVPHLQSQQLQYQPKQTLQSGTVDQQQQGWRESQPQPKAPLGPPKQPEGKTTSPNVNVNQDQVQLPSSSSSVREDMSAGLVENEVPLA
- the LOC139119977 gene encoding putative uncharacterized protein DDB_G0271606 isoform X4 is translated as MAASLKKTNAMIITTMVLSIISATVAGSAFIIGIIAALMEEQCYYDYDYHYDDFGNRVRDDDSYDCDTYYAGRVAVDSILVVVALAELVFAILQSAFCCGAYCCNQKPSASMMYVAVRTSEGGSQGFPMGVIQSEPTQQLAPSGVEFVQHYPDRQQQAYVLNMHPVVTSNQQPRIQQDPQPGVVYQQGQGQQLPRQQHQVQQRQQMLQLQPQQLQHQLIQPGATHQQTLRQQLPQQHRQQVPHLQSQQLQYQPKQTLQSGTVDQQQQGWRESQPQPKAPLGPPKQPEGKTTSPNVNVNQDQVQLPSSSSSVREDMSAGLVENEVPLA